One genomic segment of Oncorhynchus kisutch isolate 150728-3 linkage group LG15, Okis_V2, whole genome shotgun sequence includes these proteins:
- the rlim gene encoding E3 ubiquitin-protein ligase RLIM isoform X2 → MEGSDSSEPGASDQPEAQRRRQRDRLDREEAFYQFVNNLSEADYRLMRDNNLLGTPGEITAEELLSRLQQIKDGPEQQQPSINTSETGEATGELAEGPEDPSNGDTLLDWLNTVRRTGNTTRSGHRGNQSWRAVSRTNPNSGDFRFSLEINVNRNLAEQQARAEGEAEAQEEAPTRAPGNGVEVQPEAGTEVPMETGEVLEEPVVEEMAVIVEPEAEMEPEAEVEAEMVPELVVEVVPQPPSPVTPTPPVSRPASPLVQAPPAAPAPPSPPPEEPPRRGQRRARSRSPEQRRTRARTTRSRSPLTLDRLPRHVPTSATSHSPATQAPAEGSSRTRQHVLSRQSTTEYEAQSAGTGSDTGSGNAPEPGTTPPQEGEAAGGEGAAGRRPPTIMLDLQVRRVRPGEYRQRDSIANRTRSRSQNSNNTFLYESERGGFRRTFSRSERAGVRTYVSTIRIPIRRISDAGLGEATSMALQTMIRQIMTGFGELSYFMDSDSDSSDSNRGGGNPTGAADLAEALNTPEGGVAGMAEGAEPPVSVSGHSIGGVGEARTEEREGEDGMGLGLSPGIGLGVGGTPREGRARPRAPISLEEPGSLPFLRLAHFFLLNDEDEEQPRGLTKEQIDNLSTRNFGESDALKTCSVCITEYAEGNKLRKLPCSHEYHVHCIDRWLSENSTCPICRRAVLVSANRESVV, encoded by the exons ATGGAGGGCTCCGACAGTTCCGAGCCGGGCGCCAGTGACCAACCAGAGGCTCAGCGCAGGCGGCAACGGGACCGGCTAGACCGGGAGGAGGCCTTCTACCAGTTTGTCAACAACCTGAGTGAGGCAGACTACCGGCTGATGAGAGACAACAACCTGCTGGGTACCCCAG GTGAGATCACAGCAGAGGAGTTGTTGAGTCGGCTGCAGCAGATTAAGGATGGACCAGAGCAGCAGCAGCCTAGCATCAACACCAGTGAGACTGGAGAAGCTACAGGAG AACTGGCAGAAGGTCCAGAGGACCCGTCTAACGGCGACACCCTCTTGGATTGGCTGAACACCGTCAGGCGGACAGGCAACACCACCCGCAGTGGTCACCGAGGCAACCAGTCATGGCGGGCGGTGAGCCGGACCAACCCAAACAGCGGAGACTTCCGGTTCAGTCTGGAGATCAACGTTAACCGTAACCTGGCTGAGCAGCAGGCCCGCGCGGAGGGGGAGGCCGAGGCGCAGGAGGAGGCCCCAACTAGAGCACCTGGCAATGGGGTGGAGGTCCAGCCTGAGGCGGGGACGGAGGTGCCCATGGAGACAGGAGAGGTGCTGGAGGAACCAGTTGTGGAGGAGATGGCTGTCATAGTGGAACCAGAAGCGGAGATGGAGCCAGAG GCTGAAGTAGAAGCAGAGATGGTCCCAGAgttagtagtagaggtagtcCCACAGCCGCCCAGCCCTGTCACCCCCACCCCTCCTGTCTCCAGACCAGCCAGTCCCCTGGTGCAGGCCCCTCCAGCCGCCCCTGCCCCTCCTAGCCCGCCCCCTGAGGAGCCTCCGCGACGGGGCCAGAGACGAGCCCGCAGCCGTAGCCCTGAGCAGCGCCGGACCAGGGCTCGCACCACACGAAGTCGTTCCCCCCTCACCCTGGACCGACTCCCCCGCCACGTCCCCACCTCAGCCACCTCACACAGCCCCGCCACCCAGGCACCCGCAGAGGGAAGCTCACGGACTCGACAGCATGTTCTGTCCCGGCAAAGCACCACAGAGTACGAGGCCCAGTCAGCCGGAACAGGGTCTGACACAGGTTCTGGGAACGCCCCAGAGCCCGGTACCACCCCACCCCAGGAGGGAGAGGCCGCGGGCGGGGAGGGAGCAGCAGGGCGACGTCCCCCCACCATCATGCTGGACCTGCAGGTGCGTCGTGTTCGTCCAGGTGAGTACCGCCAGAGGGACAGCATTGCTAACAGAACCCGCTCACGCTCCCAGAACTCCAACAACACCTTCCTGTacgagagtgagaggggggggttCCGCAGGACCTTCTCCCGGTCCGAGCGTGCGGGTGTGAGGACGTACGTCAGCACCATCAGGATCCCCATCAGGAGGATCAGTGATGCAGGGTTGGGAGAGGCCACCTCCATGGCTCTGCAGACCATGATACGACAGATCATGACCGGCTTCGGAGAGCTCAGCTACTTCATGGACTCAGACTCTGACTCCTCGGACTCAAACCGTGGCGGTGGTAACCCCACTGGCGCTGCCGACCTGGCCGAGGCGCTCAATACTCCCGAAGGGGGAGTAGCCGGCATGGCGGAGGGGGCGGAGCCTCCTGTCTCAGTGAGCGGGCATAGTATTGGAGGAGTCGGGGAGgcaaggacagaggagagggagggggaggacggGATGGGTCTAGGTCTGTCCCCCGGGATAGGTTTAGGGGTGGGGGGCACCCCCAGGGAGGGTCGAGCTCGGCCCCGTGCCCCCATCAGTCTGGAGGAACCAGGGTCACTACCCTTCCTCCGCCTTGCTCACTTCTTCCTCctgaatgatgaggatgaggaACAGCCCAGAGGACTCACCAAGGAGCAGATCGACAACCTCTCCACCAGGAACTTTGGGGAGAGTGATGCTCTGAAGACCTGCAGTGTGTGTATCACAGAGTATGCTGAGGGGAACAAGTTGAGGAAGTTGCCCTGTTCTCATGAGTACCATGTTCACTGTATCGACCGCTGGCTGTCTGAGAACTCCACCTGTCCTATCTGCCGCAGGGCCGTGTTGGTGTCTGCTAACCGGGAGAGTGTGGTCTAA
- the rlim gene encoding E3 ubiquitin-protein ligase RLIM isoform X1, whose amino-acid sequence MEGSDSSEPGASDQPEAQRRRQRDRLDREEAFYQFVNNLSEADYRLMRDNNLLGTPGEITAEELLSRLQQIKDGPEQQQPSINTSETGEATGELAEGPEDPSNGDTLLDWLNTVRRTGNTTRSGHRGNQSWRAVSRTNPNSGDFRFSLEINVNRNLAEQQARAEGEAEAQEEAPTRAPGNGVEVQPEAGTEVPMETGEVLEEPVVEEMAVIVEPEAEMEPEAEVEAEPEAEVEAEPEAEVEAEPAAEVEAEPEAEVEAEPEAEVEAEPEAEVEAEPEAEVEAEPEAEVEAEPEAEVEAEPEAEVEAEPEAEVEAEPEAEVEAVVEAEPEAEVEAEPEAEVEAEMVPELVVEVVPQPPSPVTPTPPVSRPASPLVQAPPAAPAPPSPPPEEPPRRGQRRARSRSPEQRRTRARTTRSRSPLTLDRLPRHVPTSATSHSPATQAPAEGSSRTRQHVLSRQSTTEYEAQSAGTGSDTGSGNAPEPGTTPPQEGEAAGGEGAAGRRPPTIMLDLQVRRVRPGEYRQRDSIANRTRSRSQNSNNTFLYESERGGFRRTFSRSERAGVRTYVSTIRIPIRRISDAGLGEATSMALQTMIRQIMTGFGELSYFMDSDSDSSDSNRGGGNPTGAADLAEALNTPEGGVAGMAEGAEPPVSVSGHSIGGVGEARTEEREGEDGMGLGLSPGIGLGVGGTPREGRARPRAPISLEEPGSLPFLRLAHFFLLNDEDEEQPRGLTKEQIDNLSTRNFGESDALKTCSVCITEYAEGNKLRKLPCSHEYHVHCIDRWLSENSTCPICRRAVLVSANRESVV is encoded by the exons ATGGAGGGCTCCGACAGTTCCGAGCCGGGCGCCAGTGACCAACCAGAGGCTCAGCGCAGGCGGCAACGGGACCGGCTAGACCGGGAGGAGGCCTTCTACCAGTTTGTCAACAACCTGAGTGAGGCAGACTACCGGCTGATGAGAGACAACAACCTGCTGGGTACCCCAG GTGAGATCACAGCAGAGGAGTTGTTGAGTCGGCTGCAGCAGATTAAGGATGGACCAGAGCAGCAGCAGCCTAGCATCAACACCAGTGAGACTGGAGAAGCTACAGGAG AACTGGCAGAAGGTCCAGAGGACCCGTCTAACGGCGACACCCTCTTGGATTGGCTGAACACCGTCAGGCGGACAGGCAACACCACCCGCAGTGGTCACCGAGGCAACCAGTCATGGCGGGCGGTGAGCCGGACCAACCCAAACAGCGGAGACTTCCGGTTCAGTCTGGAGATCAACGTTAACCGTAACCTGGCTGAGCAGCAGGCCCGCGCGGAGGGGGAGGCCGAGGCGCAGGAGGAGGCCCCAACTAGAGCACCTGGCAATGGGGTGGAGGTCCAGCCTGAGGCGGGGACGGAGGTGCCCATGGAGACAGGAGAGGTGCTGGAGGAACCAGTTGTGGAGGAGATGGCTGTCATAGTGGAACCAGAAGCGGAGATGGAGCCAGAGGCTGAAGTAGAAGCTGAGCCAGAGGCTGAAGTAGAGGCTGAGCCAGAGGCTGAAGTAGAAGCTGAGCCAGCGGCTGAAGTAGAAGCTGAGCCAGAGGCTGAAGTAGAAGCTGAGCCAGAGGCTGAAGTAGAAGCTGAGCCAGAGGCTGAAGTAGAAGCTGAGCCAGAGGCTGAAGTAGAAGCTGAGCCAGAGGCTGAAGTAGAAGCTGAGCCAGAGGCTGAAGTAGAAGCTGAGCCAGAGGCTGAAGTAGAAGCTGAGCCAGAGGCTGAAGTAGAAGCTGAGCCAGAGGCTGAAGTAGAAGCTGTAGTAGAAGCTGAGCCAGAGGCTGAAGTAGAAGCTGAGCCAGAGGCTGAAGTAGAAGCAGAGATGGTCCCAGAgttagtagtagaggtagtcCCACAGCCGCCCAGCCCTGTCACCCCCACCCCTCCTGTCTCCAGACCAGCCAGTCCCCTGGTGCAGGCCCCTCCAGCCGCCCCTGCCCCTCCTAGCCCGCCCCCTGAGGAGCCTCCGCGACGGGGCCAGAGACGAGCCCGCAGCCGTAGCCCTGAGCAGCGCCGGACCAGGGCTCGCACCACACGAAGTCGTTCCCCCCTCACCCTGGACCGACTCCCCCGCCACGTCCCCACCTCAGCCACCTCACACAGCCCCGCCACCCAGGCACCCGCAGAGGGAAGCTCACGGACTCGACAGCATGTTCTGTCCCGGCAAAGCACCACAGAGTACGAGGCCCAGTCAGCCGGAACAGGGTCTGACACAGGTTCTGGGAACGCCCCAGAGCCCGGTACCACCCCACCCCAGGAGGGAGAGGCCGCGGGCGGGGAGGGAGCAGCAGGGCGACGTCCCCCCACCATCATGCTGGACCTGCAGGTGCGTCGTGTTCGTCCAGGTGAGTACCGCCAGAGGGACAGCATTGCTAACAGAACCCGCTCACGCTCCCAGAACTCCAACAACACCTTCCTGTacgagagtgagaggggggggttCCGCAGGACCTTCTCCCGGTCCGAGCGTGCGGGTGTGAGGACGTACGTCAGCACCATCAGGATCCCCATCAGGAGGATCAGTGATGCAGGGTTGGGAGAGGCCACCTCCATGGCTCTGCAGACCATGATACGACAGATCATGACCGGCTTCGGAGAGCTCAGCTACTTCATGGACTCAGACTCTGACTCCTCGGACTCAAACCGTGGCGGTGGTAACCCCACTGGCGCTGCCGACCTGGCCGAGGCGCTCAATACTCCCGAAGGGGGAGTAGCCGGCATGGCGGAGGGGGCGGAGCCTCCTGTCTCAGTGAGCGGGCATAGTATTGGAGGAGTCGGGGAGgcaaggacagaggagagggagggggaggacggGATGGGTCTAGGTCTGTCCCCCGGGATAGGTTTAGGGGTGGGGGGCACCCCCAGGGAGGGTCGAGCTCGGCCCCGTGCCCCCATCAGTCTGGAGGAACCAGGGTCACTACCCTTCCTCCGCCTTGCTCACTTCTTCCTCctgaatgatgaggatgaggaACAGCCCAGAGGACTCACCAAGGAGCAGATCGACAACCTCTCCACCAGGAACTTTGGGGAGAGTGATGCTCTGAAGACCTGCAGTGTGTGTATCACAGAGTATGCTGAGGGGAACAAGTTGAGGAAGTTGCCCTGTTCTCATGAGTACCATGTTCACTGTATCGACCGCTGGCTGTCTGAGAACTCCACCTGTCCTATCTGCCGCAGGGCCGTGTTGGTGTCTGCTAACCGGGAGAGTGTGGTCTAA